In one window of uncultured Acetobacteroides sp. DNA:
- a CDS encoding DUF6261 family protein, which yields MVRIKSINLKKLLVKELGSLAVSVIERLEVLVTGKRVPQKMVDTVKVSKVEFDAAIGSKAKPEDTQELHDKDDICDSSVQELKGVATTATLRRDEKVSGAGERVLTAIRRRGFNMQNFRIPVEVEAITLLVGDIKASPELTADIATIGATEVVARLVPEAAEVKRCWDKIQASTVTGNLTSVEGTRRLSASLSQVFQYLDSVSDYEPEVAAAIEQINAVIEPYAETLKSRATIRENKKKEEEEKNKDKDKK from the coding sequence ATGGTTAGAATTAAGTCTATTAATTTGAAGAAGCTGCTGGTTAAGGAACTCGGTTCGCTGGCAGTATCGGTAATCGAACGGCTAGAGGTGCTTGTCACCGGTAAGCGCGTTCCCCAAAAAATGGTGGATACGGTAAAGGTGTCGAAGGTGGAGTTCGATGCGGCCATTGGCTCTAAGGCTAAACCCGAAGATACCCAGGAACTGCACGACAAGGACGACATCTGCGACAGCTCGGTGCAGGAGCTTAAAGGGGTGGCCACCACGGCAACGCTTCGGCGCGACGAGAAGGTGAGCGGTGCTGGCGAACGGGTGCTTACCGCTATCCGCCGGAGGGGCTTCAACATGCAGAATTTTCGGATTCCGGTTGAGGTCGAGGCCATCACCCTACTCGTTGGCGACATTAAGGCATCGCCCGAGCTAACGGCCGACATCGCCACCATTGGGGCAACCGAGGTGGTGGCAAGGCTAGTGCCCGAGGCGGCCGAGGTTAAGCGCTGCTGGGATAAGATACAGGCCAGCACGGTTACCGGCAACCTCACCAGCGTCGAGGGTACCCGCAGGCTGAGCGCCTCGCTGAGCCAGGTGTTCCAGTATCTCGACTCGGTTTCGGACTACGAGCCCGAGGTGGCCGCCGCCATCGAGCAGATCAACGCGGTGATCGAACCCTACGCCGAGACCCTAAAGAGCCGCGCCACCATCCGCGAGAACAAGAAGAAGGAAGAGGAGGAGAAAAACAAGGATAAGGATAAGAAGTAG
- the tcmP gene encoding three-Cys-motif partner protein TcmP — protein MEKQKKTDAKKTMLPHSKAKLEYYQFYLKRYLTILRLADFTNCINIFDVFCGTGIYEDGTKGSPILAFEAIEESSEKNNGKKLAPVSLIVNDIESVKIDGIQKYLTKKNNDICKIIYHNEDADSFLSNIENTIGQQQTNERNLILIDPYGYKKVRKENIKNLLLKKRNTEIMLFLPISQIYRFTGAVINDEDTKVKALKDFIDSFFPDKTHSIYNNCLTHEKELIEYIRQALMFEGKFYATSYYIQRDTREHYYALFSITPNIYGLEKNLEVKWKLNEESGEGFEQPKAMLGLFDNQFKEEAQREQYDRLKDILLTIIEEKGSIDNNQLYEITLKNMFLPKHSKQVLIQLQEDNIIEVIDVKTMKDARHGAFYQCYNNYSNRIVKIRIKKKENHVIKN, from the coding sequence ATGGAAAAACAGAAAAAAACTGATGCAAAGAAAACAATGCTACCACACTCGAAGGCTAAATTAGAGTATTATCAATTCTATCTTAAACGTTATCTAACAATTCTACGATTAGCGGATTTTACCAACTGTATTAACATATTTGATGTCTTTTGTGGAACAGGAATCTATGAAGATGGGACAAAAGGAAGCCCCATCTTAGCATTTGAAGCCATTGAGGAGAGTTCTGAAAAGAATAATGGGAAAAAATTAGCACCTGTCAGTCTTATTGTAAATGACATTGAATCGGTCAAAATTGATGGTATTCAGAAATATTTGACCAAGAAAAACAATGACATCTGCAAAATAATTTATCACAACGAAGATGCAGACTCATTTTTGTCAAACATTGAAAATACAATAGGACAACAACAAACGAATGAGCGCAATCTGATATTAATAGATCCTTATGGGTACAAAAAAGTTCGAAAAGAGAATATTAAAAACCTTTTGCTAAAAAAAAGGAATACAGAAATAATGCTTTTTTTACCTATATCTCAAATATACCGGTTTACAGGAGCAGTAATTAATGATGAAGACACTAAAGTTAAGGCCTTGAAAGACTTTATTGACAGTTTCTTCCCAGACAAAACTCATTCAATTTACAACAACTGTCTAACTCATGAAAAAGAACTAATCGAATATATCAGACAAGCATTAATGTTTGAAGGTAAATTCTATGCAACATCCTATTATATTCAACGAGATACAAGAGAGCATTACTATGCCTTGTTTTCTATAACTCCAAACATATACGGACTCGAAAAAAACCTAGAGGTTAAGTGGAAATTAAATGAGGAGTCAGGGGAAGGATTTGAGCAACCCAAAGCAATGTTGGGTCTGTTTGATAATCAGTTTAAAGAAGAAGCCCAAAGAGAGCAATATGACAGGCTTAAAGATATATTGTTAACCATTATCGAAGAAAAAGGCTCTATAGACAACAATCAATTGTATGAGATTACTTTAAAGAACATGTTTTTGCCTAAACACTCAAAGCAAGTACTTATACAATTGCAAGAAGACAATATAATAGAGGTCATAGATGTTAAAACCATGAAAGATGCAAGGCATGGTGCTTTTTACCAATGCTACAATAACTACAGTAATAGAATCGTAAAAATTAGAATCAAGAAAAAAGAGAATCATGTCATCAAAAATTGA
- a CDS encoding phage Gp37/Gp68 family protein, whose product MSSKIEWTEATWNPSSGCSKISSGCKNCYAEVMAKRLKAMGTVGYENGFHFCTVPSRLNVPLKKKKPTVFFVNSMSDLFHEEMPISYLDQIFSIIDQTPHHTYQILTKRAEKMYDYLSQRRIPKNVWLGVTVENKKEGLPRIDKLRMLNASVLFLSIEPLLEDLEQIDLTNINWVIVGGESGSNARPMDKQWVENIKTQCNNNNVAFFFKQWGTWGADKVKRSKKENGKELNGKVWHEYPASIKKQYNKL is encoded by the coding sequence ATGTCATCAAAAATTGAATGGACAGAAGCCACTTGGAATCCCTCGTCAGGATGTAGCAAAATATCATCAGGTTGCAAAAATTGTTATGCGGAAGTAATGGCAAAACGATTAAAAGCGATGGGAACTGTAGGTTATGAAAACGGCTTTCATTTTTGTACCGTACCATCTCGCCTAAATGTTCCACTGAAGAAAAAAAAGCCAACTGTGTTTTTTGTAAACTCAATGAGTGATCTTTTTCACGAAGAAATGCCAATCAGTTATCTAGATCAAATATTTTCTATTATTGACCAAACACCTCATCACACCTATCAAATACTAACCAAAAGAGCTGAGAAGATGTATGATTATCTCTCACAAAGGAGAATTCCTAAGAATGTATGGCTAGGTGTAACAGTTGAAAACAAAAAAGAAGGTCTTCCTAGGATAGATAAGTTAAGAATGCTAAATGCGAGTGTTTTGTTTCTTTCCATAGAGCCCCTCCTCGAAGATTTAGAACAAATTGATTTAACTAATATCAATTGGGTTATAGTTGGAGGTGAAAGCGGGAGTAACGCTAGGCCAATGGATAAACAGTGGGTCGAAAACATAAAAACACAGTGCAACAACAATAACGTTGCTTTCTTCTTCAAACAATGGGGCACATGGGGTGCTGATAAGGTAAAACGAAGTAAAAAAGAAAACGGTAAAGAACTAAATGGCAAGGTGTGGCATGAATACCCAGCTTCGATAAAAAAACAGTATAACAAGTTGTAA
- a CDS encoding nitroreductase family protein: MQFSELIKHRQSDRKYADRPVEREKLLQCLEAARLSPSADNAQPWKLVVVDDPALKEQVASCATELGMNRFVHQAPVIVAVVLERMNVMATIASAIKRKDFSLLDVGMAVNQLCLQAADIGLGTCIIGWFDEKRVKQLLQVDRGRRVPLLVTIGYSEAQTRDKVRKSIEQMSSWNRY; this comes from the coding sequence ATGCAATTCTCCGAACTCATAAAGCATCGCCAAAGCGATAGGAAGTACGCCGACCGCCCCGTTGAGCGGGAGAAGCTGCTGCAGTGCCTGGAGGCGGCGCGGCTGTCGCCCTCGGCCGACAACGCGCAGCCCTGGAAGCTGGTGGTGGTCGACGACCCCGCGCTAAAGGAGCAGGTGGCCAGCTGCGCAACCGAGCTTGGCATGAACAGATTTGTCCATCAGGCACCCGTAATCGTTGCGGTAGTGCTGGAGCGGATGAACGTTATGGCCACCATTGCCAGCGCCATCAAGCGCAAGGACTTCTCGCTGCTCGACGTGGGCATGGCCGTCAACCAGCTGTGCCTACAGGCCGCCGACATCGGGCTTGGCACCTGCATCATCGGCTGGTTCGACGAGAAGCGGGTTAAGCAGCTGCTACAGGTAGACAGGGGCCGACGCGTTCCGCTGCTGGTTACCATCGGCTACTCCGAGGCCCAAACGCGCGATAAGGTGCGCAAGTCCATCGAGCAGATGAGCAGCTGGAATAGGTACTAG
- a CDS encoding Yip1 family protein, translated as MNPKQLWSRIFNLLRNPKMEWEEIREEKVEINALYKAYLIPFCAIYAMSTFIGDLIWTQDESLGEIIGQTIIDFAIPCGSVIILAYAIEKLSVNFDSTKDLTLSAKLAIFSIAPALLFMTIGNILQVQPINGLMRLACFYSLYVLWLGFKPVLGTVTEQRLGYTVLTVLIFVGISLIAHLVLRGLLAIAF; from the coding sequence ATGAACCCTAAACAACTCTGGAGTAGAATTTTCAATCTTCTTCGAAATCCTAAAATGGAATGGGAGGAAATCCGCGAGGAGAAGGTTGAAATCAACGCCTTGTATAAGGCCTACCTGATTCCTTTCTGTGCCATTTACGCCATGTCGACCTTTATTGGCGATTTGATTTGGACGCAGGATGAGAGCCTCGGAGAGATTATTGGACAAACCATCATCGACTTTGCTATCCCATGTGGCTCGGTAATCATACTTGCCTATGCCATCGAAAAGCTTTCGGTGAACTTCGACTCCACCAAGGATCTGACGCTTTCGGCTAAGCTGGCCATCTTCTCCATTGCTCCGGCATTGCTGTTTATGACCATCGGCAACATCCTTCAGGTTCAGCCAATCAACGGGCTGATGCGCCTTGCGTGCTTCTACTCGCTGTACGTACTTTGGCTGGGCTTTAAGCCAGTGCTGGGCACCGTTACCGAGCAGCGCTTGGGCTACACCGTGCTCACCGTGCTTATTTTTGTGGGCATAAGCCTTATTGCCCACCTTGTTCTGCGGGGATTGTTGGCCATCGCATTTTAG
- the smpB gene encoding SsrA-binding protein SmpB produces the protein MDKPKVNIRNKRASHDYEFIETYTAGIVLTGTEIKSIRAGKVSLVDSFCYFHRGELFVKGMNISEYYWGTYNNHDPRRDRKLLLQRKELAKLERKSQETGLTIIATRLFINDKGLAKLDIALAKGKKEYDKRETLKLKDAKREMDRHMKI, from the coding sequence ATGGATAAACCAAAAGTCAACATACGGAATAAGCGTGCCAGCCACGACTACGAGTTCATCGAGACCTACACCGCTGGCATCGTGCTAACGGGTACCGAGATCAAGTCGATTCGTGCCGGCAAGGTGAGCCTGGTAGATTCGTTCTGCTACTTCCACCGCGGCGAGCTTTTTGTTAAGGGGATGAACATCTCGGAGTACTACTGGGGAACCTACAACAACCACGATCCGCGGCGCGACCGCAAGCTGCTGCTGCAGCGCAAGGAACTGGCGAAGCTCGAGCGCAAGTCGCAGGAGACGGGGCTCACCATCATCGCCACGCGCCTTTTTATTAACGATAAGGGATTAGCGAAACTCGATATCGCTCTTGCCAAGGGTAAGAAGGAGTACGATAAGCGCGAAACCCTGAAGCTGAAGGATGCCAAGCGCGAGATGGATCGCCACATGAAGATATAG
- the recA gene encoding recombinase RecA, whose product MATAKAEINKDKLKALQATLDKIEKDFGKGAIMKMGDKPTMDVPTISSGSISLDVALGIGGYPRGRVIEIYGPESSGKTTLAIHAIAEAQKTGGIAAIIDAEHAFDRFYAEKLGVDVETLLISQPDNGEQALEIADHLIRSGAIDIVVIDSVAALTPKAEIEGDMGENKVGLQARLMSQALRKLTATISKTNTTCIFINQLREKIGVMFGNPETTTGGNALKFYASVRIDIRKSTQIKDGEEATGTRAKVKIIKNKMAPPFRKAEFDIMYGEGISKIGEIIDLGVEYEIVKKSGSWFSYGDTKLGQGRDAVKQLLQDNPELAEELEGKIREALAAK is encoded by the coding sequence ATGGCCACAGCAAAAGCAGAAATCAACAAGGACAAGCTAAAGGCGCTACAGGCAACGCTCGACAAGATCGAGAAGGACTTTGGCAAAGGTGCAATTATGAAGATGGGCGACAAGCCTACCATGGACGTGCCCACCATCTCGTCGGGCTCCATCAGCCTAGATGTTGCCCTGGGCATCGGCGGGTACCCACGCGGCAGGGTTATCGAGATCTACGGCCCAGAATCGTCGGGTAAGACCACGCTGGCCATCCACGCCATTGCCGAGGCGCAAAAGACGGGAGGCATTGCCGCCATCATCGATGCCGAGCACGCCTTCGACCGCTTCTACGCCGAGAAACTGGGCGTTGATGTGGAGACGCTGCTGATCTCGCAGCCCGACAACGGCGAGCAGGCGCTCGAAATTGCCGACCACCTGATCCGCTCGGGTGCCATCGACATCGTGGTGATCGACTCGGTTGCCGCGCTTACCCCCAAGGCCGAAATCGAGGGCGACATGGGCGAGAACAAGGTTGGCCTTCAGGCCCGCCTGATGTCGCAGGCGCTGCGCAAGCTCACCGCCACCATCAGCAAGACCAACACCACCTGCATCTTCATCAACCAGCTGCGCGAGAAGATCGGCGTGATGTTCGGCAACCCCGAAACCACCACCGGCGGTAACGCGCTGAAGTTCTACGCTTCGGTGCGCATCGATATCCGCAAGAGCACGCAGATTAAGGACGGCGAGGAGGCCACCGGCACCCGCGCCAAGGTGAAGATCATCAAAAATAAGATGGCGCCACCGTTCCGCAAGGCCGAGTTCGACATCATGTACGGCGAGGGGATCTCGAAGATTGGCGAGATCATCGACCTAGGCGTGGAGTACGAGATCGTGAAAAAGAGCGGCTCGTGGTTCAGCTACGGCGACACCAAGCTAGGCCAGGGGCGCGATGCCGTGAAGCAGCTGCTGCAGGACAACCCTGAGCTGGCCGAGGAGCTAGAGGGCAAGATCCGCGAGGCGCTGGCCGCCAAGTAG
- a CDS encoding alpha-L-fucosidase, whose protein sequence is MNKGRIARAALLAAACCYGGTSYAQKAEVPMQTGKFEASWESLKQYQAPEWFKNAKFGIWAHWGPQCQPEQGDWYGRGMYEEGSNQYKWHKEHYGPQSEAGFKEVINDWKAEKWDPEAIVKLYKRCGAQYFFAMANHHDNFDLWNSKYQPWNSVNLGPKKDIIAGWAKAAKHNGLKFGLSVHAAHAWTWYETAQGADKQGPYAGKPYDGKLTKADGKGKWWDGYDPQELYAQNHPLSQKGNWDKQWDWGDGASVPSEAYCTKFYNRTIDLINQFHPDLVYFDDTALPLWPISNVGLKIAAHYYNQNMQLHKGKLEGVIFGKVLTAEQKQCMVWDVEKGAPDQMQPLPWQTCTCIGGWHYEQWRYEQGKYKPAWVVIRTLADVVSKNGNLLLNIPVKGNGSIDDKEIAVLNQIAQWMDVNKESIFDTHPWKIFGEGPVTEKGNPIKVQGFNEGAITQLTAQDIRFTQKGDAIYAIVMAWPENGEVLVKSLGTANPYDVKSIRKVELLGHGKLAYTTDASGLKVKLPEVKKSDMALVLKIRTK, encoded by the coding sequence ATGAATAAAGGACGAATAGCAAGAGCGGCGCTGCTAGCGGCAGCCTGCTGCTACGGCGGCACCTCGTACGCGCAGAAGGCCGAGGTGCCCATGCAAACGGGGAAGTTCGAGGCCAGCTGGGAGTCGCTGAAGCAGTACCAGGCCCCCGAATGGTTTAAGAATGCCAAGTTTGGGATATGGGCGCACTGGGGCCCCCAATGCCAACCCGAGCAGGGCGACTGGTATGGTCGCGGCATGTACGAGGAGGGTAGCAACCAGTACAAGTGGCATAAGGAGCACTACGGGCCGCAGTCGGAGGCGGGCTTTAAGGAGGTAATTAACGACTGGAAGGCCGAGAAGTGGGATCCAGAGGCCATCGTCAAGCTGTACAAGCGCTGCGGCGCCCAGTACTTCTTCGCCATGGCCAACCACCACGACAACTTCGACCTCTGGAACAGCAAGTACCAGCCCTGGAACTCGGTGAACCTAGGCCCTAAGAAGGATATCATTGCCGGCTGGGCCAAGGCGGCCAAGCACAACGGCCTGAAGTTTGGCCTCAGCGTGCATGCCGCCCATGCCTGGACGTGGTACGAAACCGCGCAGGGAGCCGACAAGCAAGGCCCCTACGCCGGAAAGCCCTACGACGGTAAGCTAACCAAGGCCGACGGCAAGGGCAAGTGGTGGGACGGCTACGACCCCCAAGAGCTGTACGCCCAAAACCATCCCCTCAGCCAAAAGGGCAACTGGGACAAGCAGTGGGACTGGGGCGATGGAGCATCGGTACCATCCGAGGCGTACTGCACCAAGTTCTACAACCGCACCATCGACCTCATCAACCAGTTTCACCCCGACCTGGTTTACTTTGATGATACGGCCCTCCCCCTTTGGCCCATCAGCAACGTGGGGCTGAAAATCGCCGCGCACTACTACAACCAAAACATGCAGCTCCATAAGGGGAAGCTCGAGGGGGTGATTTTCGGTAAGGTTCTTACCGCCGAGCAAAAGCAGTGCATGGTATGGGATGTCGAAAAGGGCGCGCCCGACCAGATGCAGCCCCTACCCTGGCAAACCTGCACCTGCATCGGCGGCTGGCACTACGAGCAGTGGCGATACGAGCAGGGCAAGTACAAGCCAGCCTGGGTGGTTATCCGCACCCTCGCCGACGTGGTGAGCAAGAACGGCAACCTGCTGCTCAACATCCCCGTAAAGGGCAATGGCTCCATCGACGATAAGGAGATAGCCGTCCTAAACCAGATAGCCCAGTGGATGGATGTCAACAAGGAGTCTATCTTCGATACGCACCCCTGGAAAATCTTTGGCGAAGGCCCGGTAACCGAAAAGGGAAACCCCATAAAGGTGCAGGGATTTAACGAGGGAGCCATCACCCAGCTCACCGCGCAAGATATCCGCTTCACCCAAAAGGGCGATGCCATCTACGCCATTGTAATGGCTTGGCCCGAGAATGGCGAGGTGCTGGTTAAGTCGCTGGGTACCGCCAATCCCTACGACGTAAAGAGCATTCGTAAGGTAGAATTGCTCGGCCACGGGAAGCTGGCCTACACCACCGATGCCTCGGGGCTAAAGGTGAAGCTGCCAGAGGTTAAGAAATCGGACATGGCGCTGGTGCTCAAGATTAGAACAAAGTAG